The Streptomyces clavuligerus genome includes a region encoding these proteins:
- a CDS encoding MFS transporter: MGTAVGPRYKWVALSNTTLGVLIATINMSIMLIALPDIFRGIGVDPLQPGNTGLLLWLIMGYLVVTAVLVVSFGRLGDMYGRARMYNTGFAVFTVFSILLSVTWAHGTAGALWLIAMRVLQGVGGAMLMANSSAILTDAFPPGERGLALGLNQVAGITGSFLGLVIGGLLGPIDWRLVFLVSVPFGLFGTVWAFLRLKDTGIRTPARPDWWGNITFGAGLIAVLAGITYGIQPYGGHPMGWTNPAVLAAITGGIALLGLFCLVETRVPEPMFRLDLFRIRAFTAGNLASLLASLGRGGLMFILIIWLQGIWLPRHGYGFAETPLWAGIYMLPLTLGFLVAGPVSGWFSDRYGARIFTTGGMLLAAGTFAALQALPVDFDYPAFALILLLNGIGMGLFAAPNRAAIMNSLPPDQRGVGAGISTTFQNSAMVLSIGVFFSLMIAGLAGSLPTTLTSGLTTQGVPAADAVRIAALPPVGVLFASLLGYNPVGTLLGSQVLDRLPPGHAAYLTGREFFPQLISGPFAQGLSVAFDFAMVACLVAAVASLLRGGRYIHGTDGDGATPPGATAEAPGRASAGGGDGHGGGGEDGDRRPAGRTGLSGCTRRTSHLDHTGREDHTDRTRRADRADHVDHTDHTDQAVGTGTAERPPPGGPAPVPRTDTRSPR; this comes from the coding sequence ATGGGAACAGCCGTCGGCCCCCGCTACAAGTGGGTCGCCCTCTCCAACACCACGCTCGGTGTCCTGATCGCCACGATCAATATGTCGATCATGCTGATCGCCCTCCCCGATATCTTCCGGGGCATCGGCGTCGACCCGCTCCAACCCGGCAACACGGGGCTACTGCTCTGGCTGATCATGGGATATCTGGTGGTCACGGCCGTGCTGGTGGTCTCGTTCGGACGGCTCGGCGATATGTACGGCCGGGCGCGCATGTACAACACCGGCTTCGCCGTCTTCACCGTCTTCTCCATACTGCTCTCGGTGACCTGGGCACATGGCACGGCCGGGGCGCTGTGGCTGATCGCCATGCGGGTGCTCCAGGGGGTCGGCGGCGCCATGCTCATGGCCAACTCCAGCGCGATCCTCACCGACGCCTTCCCGCCCGGGGAACGCGGGCTCGCCCTCGGGCTCAACCAGGTCGCCGGGATCACCGGCTCGTTCCTCGGACTGGTCATCGGTGGACTCCTCGGGCCGATCGACTGGCGGCTGGTCTTCCTGGTCTCCGTGCCCTTCGGGCTCTTCGGCACCGTCTGGGCCTTCCTCCGGCTCAAGGACACCGGAATCCGCACCCCCGCCCGCCCCGACTGGTGGGGCAACATCACCTTCGGCGCCGGGCTGATCGCCGTCCTCGCCGGGATCACCTATGGCATCCAGCCCTACGGCGGACACCCCATGGGCTGGACCAATCCGGCCGTCCTCGCCGCCATCACCGGGGGCATCGCCCTGCTGGGTCTCTTCTGCCTGGTGGAGACCCGGGTACCCGAGCCCATGTTCCGGCTGGACCTCTTCCGTATCCGCGCCTTCACGGCGGGAAACCTCGCCAGCCTGCTCGCCTCGCTGGGCCGTGGCGGGCTGATGTTCATCCTGATCATCTGGCTCCAGGGCATCTGGCTGCCCCGCCACGGCTACGGTTTCGCCGAGACCCCGCTCTGGGCGGGCATCTATATGCTCCCGCTCACCCTGGGCTTCCTGGTCGCGGGCCCCGTCTCGGGCTGGTTCTCCGACCGCTACGGCGCACGGATCTTCACCACGGGGGGCATGCTCCTCGCCGCCGGGACCTTCGCCGCGCTCCAGGCGCTGCCCGTCGACTTCGACTATCCCGCCTTCGCGCTGATCCTCCTGCTCAACGGGATCGGCATGGGCCTGTTCGCAGCCCCCAACCGGGCCGCGATCATGAACAGCCTCCCGCCCGACCAGCGGGGTGTGGGGGCGGGGATCAGCACCACGTTCCAGAACTCCGCCATGGTGCTCTCGATCGGTGTCTTCTTCTCACTGATGATCGCGGGACTCGCGGGCTCCCTGCCCACCACTCTGACCAGCGGGCTCACCACCCAGGGTGTGCCCGCCGCCGACGCCGTCCGGATCGCCGCGCTGCCGCCGGTCGGTGTGCTCTTCGCCTCGCTCCTCGGGTACAACCCGGTGGGGACGCTGCTCGGCAGCCAGGTCCTGGACCGGCTGCCACCGGGGCACGCGGCCTATCTGACGGGACGTGAGTTCTTCCCGCAGCTGATCTCGGGGCCCTTCGCCCAGGGGCTCTCCGTCGCCTTCGACTTCGCCATGGTCGCCTGTCTGGTGGCCGCGGTCGCCTCGCTCCTCAGGGGCGGCAGGTACATCCACGGCACCGACGGCGACGGCGCCACCCCGCCCGGTGCCACGGCGGAAGCGCCCGGGAGGGCTTCCGCCGGAGGCGGCGACGGCCACGGAGGAGGGGGCGAGGACGGGGACCGGCGGCCCGCCGGCCGCACCGGTCTCTCCGGGTGTACAAGGCGTACGAGTCACCTGGACCACACCGGGCGCGAGGACCACACCGACCGCACCAGGCGTGCCGATCGTGCTGACCACGTCGACCACACTGACCACACCGACCAGGCCGTGGGCACCGGGACCGCTGAACGGCCACCGCCCGGCGGCCCCGCCCCCGTACCCCGTACCGACACCCGGAGCCCCCGGTGA
- a CDS encoding CHAT domain-containing protein — MRKPYDLQALMHEMQQSARQGLVSIEDMRRMTDLVLDRLGCTTGAEAFDRLYGDWRQLPRGTVMSGLRAGQILGMLPMLRFDEVVGDRQREDELRDEARRYGPEGGKWQSAVISMGASAGAQRMADPGEMEAAIGRMEEALALVEPGSREADALGVQHAVLRLHLAQLTGGEDDFDSAVDDLARLIGSPIWDDGQRTGMTAQLAVFRSHQAIRHQDEAALAEQIRVLESVLPTLPPDHMDRVGLQSQLEASRSHLAILRARRTGEWPSEDAAVSFTADAVRREIAGLPREARIDRLVETGIILGGRAQMAKDHAGLVEAQGLLREALDHLQPDDERWTRAAFTLGLSHMIQAVLSLAPRRDRTPHLDQGISWLRHARRLVRGPEHPLWGNMSMGLADAHRVRGDVVHAVDPQAKRRHHAEARRLGLESLTASVWAVLLQTGTAHAAQTARYASERAFQVARWCLDDGAPADAVRALDSGRGLTLHAATVATTVPDMLDALGRSDLADEWRRAGPAAVPEQGPGTAPNAPVTGPGSRLRRRVLQALAASPLRRRLLNTPTPEEIGAALRTLGATALVYLVPADDEERSMKDQVFFGLRALPGMAVLVRADGSVRTLELPDLSVSAPELAEYRALGTPGRDAGGPPTEAAAAPVPPRRTGESRAALDRLCDWAGTVAMRPLLRELARDGGPAPRLVLVPMAELGLVPWHAARLRRRGTTGVYACQQADISYLPSARLLCEVAARPAAGIRQPLVVGNPTRDLHHAGEEAEAIHRAFHPGGDLLGPGTATPAAVTDWLRGQRGGLLHLACHGVVRRGERRSSSLVLAGGDLAAEELTEGGARCERLDLVVLAACRTSVSGHGYDEAYSLSTAFLVAGARSVIGSLWPVPDEATSLLMYMTHHYLSRERLTPGQALRRAQLWMLDDRREAPPGMPYRLQERIRRITSDDLTAWAGFTHLGW; from the coding sequence ATGAGGAAACCGTACGACCTCCAGGCCCTGATGCACGAGATGCAGCAGTCGGCACGGCAGGGCCTGGTCTCCATCGAGGACATGCGCCGGATGACCGATCTGGTCCTCGACCGGCTCGGCTGCACGACGGGGGCCGAGGCGTTCGACAGGCTGTACGGGGACTGGCGGCAGTTGCCGCGGGGCACGGTGATGTCCGGGCTGCGCGCCGGACAGATCCTGGGCATGCTGCCGATGCTCCGCTTCGACGAGGTCGTCGGGGACCGGCAGCGGGAGGACGAACTGCGCGATGAGGCGCGGCGGTACGGCCCCGAGGGCGGAAAGTGGCAGAGCGCCGTCATCTCGATGGGCGCGTCGGCCGGGGCACAGCGGATGGCGGACCCCGGGGAGATGGAGGCGGCGATCGGCCGGATGGAGGAAGCGCTCGCCCTGGTGGAGCCGGGGAGCCGGGAGGCCGACGCCCTTGGAGTCCAGCACGCCGTCCTGCGGCTCCATCTCGCCCAGCTCACCGGGGGCGAGGACGACTTCGACTCGGCCGTCGACGATCTGGCCCGGCTGATCGGCTCGCCGATCTGGGACGACGGCCAGCGCACCGGTATGACGGCCCAACTGGCGGTGTTCCGTTCGCACCAGGCCATCCGGCACCAGGACGAAGCCGCGCTGGCGGAGCAGATCCGCGTCCTGGAGTCGGTGCTCCCCACGCTCCCGCCCGACCACATGGACCGCGTCGGACTCCAGTCCCAGTTGGAGGCGTCCCGTTCCCATCTGGCGATCCTGCGGGCCCGCCGCACGGGGGAGTGGCCCTCCGAGGACGCGGCGGTGTCGTTCACGGCGGACGCGGTACGGCGGGAGATCGCCGGGCTGCCGCGCGAGGCACGGATCGACCGGCTCGTCGAGACGGGCATCATCCTGGGCGGCCGTGCCCAGATGGCCAAGGACCACGCGGGGCTGGTCGAGGCGCAGGGACTGCTCAGGGAGGCGCTGGACCACCTCCAGCCCGACGACGAGCGCTGGACACGGGCCGCCTTCACCCTGGGGCTGAGCCATATGATCCAGGCGGTGCTCTCCCTCGCGCCGCGCAGGGACCGCACTCCCCACCTCGACCAGGGCATCTCCTGGCTTCGGCATGCCCGGCGGCTGGTCCGGGGCCCCGAGCACCCCCTGTGGGGGAACATGAGCATGGGTCTCGCCGACGCCCATCGGGTCCGCGGCGATGTGGTCCACGCGGTCGACCCCCAGGCCAAGCGCCGCCACCACGCCGAGGCCCGGCGCCTCGGCCTGGAATCCCTCACGGCCTCCGTCTGGGCGGTCCTGCTCCAGACCGGTACCGCCCACGCCGCGCAGACCGCCCGTTACGCCAGCGAACGGGCTTTCCAGGTGGCCCGCTGGTGCCTGGACGACGGCGCCCCCGCCGACGCCGTACGGGCCCTGGACTCCGGACGCGGGCTCACCCTGCACGCGGCGACCGTCGCCACCACCGTGCCGGACATGCTCGACGCCCTGGGCCGGTCCGACCTCGCGGACGAGTGGCGCCGGGCCGGTCCCGCCGCCGTGCCCGAACAGGGCCCGGGGACGGCACCGAACGCCCCGGTCACCGGCCCCGGCAGCAGGCTGCGCCGCCGCGTCCTCCAGGCGCTCGCCGCCTCACCGCTGCGCCGACGGCTGCTGAACACGCCCACGCCCGAGGAGATCGGGGCCGCCCTGCGCACCCTGGGCGCGACCGCGCTGGTCTATCTCGTCCCCGCCGACGACGAGGAACGGAGCATGAAGGACCAGGTGTTCTTCGGGCTGCGGGCCCTGCCGGGGATGGCCGTCCTGGTCCGTGCCGACGGGTCGGTCCGGACGCTGGAACTGCCCGATCTGTCGGTGTCCGCACCGGAGTTGGCGGAGTACCGGGCCCTGGGCACCCCGGGCCGCGACGCCGGGGGCCCGCCCACCGAGGCCGCCGCCGCTCCCGTCCCGCCCCGCCGCACCGGCGAGAGCCGCGCCGCCCTCGACCGGCTGTGCGACTGGGCCGGTACGGTCGCCATGCGGCCGCTGCTGCGGGAACTGGCCCGCGACGGCGGCCCGGCGCCGCGGCTCGTTCTCGTCCCCATGGCGGAGCTGGGACTCGTCCCCTGGCACGCGGCCCGGCTGCGGCGGCGCGGCACCACCGGGGTGTACGCCTGCCAGCAGGCCGACATCTCGTATCTGCCGTCGGCGCGCCTGCTCTGCGAGGTGGCCGCCCGGCCCGCCGCCGGGATCCGGCAGCCCCTCGTCGTCGGCAACCCCACCCGCGATCTGCACCACGCGGGCGAGGAGGCCGAGGCCATCCACCGCGCCTTCCACCCGGGCGGGGACCTCCTCGGCCCCGGCACCGCGACGCCCGCCGCCGTCACCGACTGGCTGCGCGGGCAGCGCGGCGGACTGCTCCACCTCGCCTGCCACGGAGTGGTGCGCCGGGGCGAGCGCCGCAGCTCCTCCCTCGTGCTCGCGGGCGGCGACCTCGCCGCCGAGGAGCTGACCGAGGGCGGAGCACGTTGTGAACGGCTGGATCTCGTCGTGCTCGCCGCCTGCCGCACCAGCGTCTCCGGGCACGGTTACGACGAGGCGTACAGCCTGTCGACGGCCTTCCTCGTCGCGGGCGCGCGATCGGTGATCGGGTCGCTCTGGCCGGTGCCCGACGAGGCCACATCGCTGCTGATGTACATGACCCACCACTATCTGAGCCGGGAGCGCCTGACGCCGGGGCAGGCGCTGCGCAGGGCCCAGCTCTGGATGCTCGACGACCGGCGCGAGGCGCCGCCCGGGATGCCGTACCGGCTTCAGGAGCGGATACGGCGGATCACGAGCGACGACCTGACGGCATGGGCGGGCTTCACCCACCTGGGGTGGTGA
- a CDS encoding DUF1326 domain-containing protein: MSETNWHLKGEWFDVCSCSLPCPCTFAQAPTDGCCRFTLVWQIHEGHFGGVRLDGLGVVALGEFTGNMWVNDPDATMTAMFYIDAKGTQEQRDALEEIFRGNAGGWPGTFGSLITEVRDVRYAPIHFDAAADLAHWRATVSDKVSVGAKALTGPTSDPGRRVQLINAPGAEVGPGQVATWGVVSEDHAEGFDFSAEYRGGSSKHFPFDWRPDA, encoded by the coding sequence ATGAGCGAGACGAACTGGCACCTCAAGGGCGAGTGGTTCGACGTATGCAGCTGCTCGCTGCCCTGCCCCTGCACCTTCGCGCAGGCCCCGACGGACGGCTGCTGCCGGTTCACGCTCGTCTGGCAGATCCACGAGGGGCACTTCGGGGGCGTCCGCCTCGACGGCCTGGGCGTCGTGGCGCTCGGCGAGTTCACCGGGAACATGTGGGTGAACGACCCCGATGCCACGATGACGGCGATGTTCTACATAGACGCGAAGGGCACACAGGAGCAGCGGGACGCCCTGGAGGAGATCTTCCGGGGCAACGCGGGCGGCTGGCCGGGCACATTCGGCTCGCTGATCACCGAGGTGCGCGATGTGCGGTACGCCCCGATCCACTTCGACGCCGCGGCCGATCTGGCGCACTGGCGCGCGACCGTCTCCGACAAGGTGAGCGTCGGCGCCAAGGCGCTGACCGGCCCCACGTCGGACCCCGGCCGCCGGGTGCAGCTCATCAACGCCCCCGGGGCGGAGGTGGGTCCCGGACAGGTCGCCACCTGGGGTGTCGTGAGCGAGGACCACGCCGAGGGCTTCGACTTCTCCGCCGAGTACCGCGGCGGCTCCAGTAAGCACTTCCCGTTCGACTGGCGTCCGGACGCGTAA
- a CDS encoding RES family NAD+ phosphorylase, protein MGKCPPPDALPGEPARAVLRAGTPVYRVHTTGREPTAYNTRLSHPFYYGGRFDSTPYDTYGFVYVGFGVGAALCEVLLRSLPFEDDGSHGSSGPRRLLPRSAFERRSLAFLQLTEDVPVVSLMSAAELAAVAQDPWLIHAEGRDYPQTRDWGHWIRRRTAPWARGFVWPSKRDPADRVAVLFDDRGGGTGALEAAGSASVDFGTPEGEQWLNNALAPYLTRTAPEVGGAVSGER, encoded by the coding sequence ATGGGAAAGTGTCCGCCTCCCGACGCCCTGCCGGGCGAGCCGGCCCGTGCTGTCCTGCGCGCCGGGACCCCGGTCTACCGGGTGCACACCACTGGCCGCGAGCCGACCGCGTACAACACCCGCCTCAGCCACCCCTTCTACTACGGCGGGCGCTTCGACAGCACTCCGTATGACACATATGGCTTTGTCTATGTCGGCTTCGGTGTCGGCGCCGCCCTCTGCGAGGTGCTGCTGCGGTCCCTCCCGTTCGAGGACGACGGAAGCCACGGAAGCAGCGGGCCCCGACGGCTCCTTCCGCGCTCGGCGTTCGAGCGGCGCAGCCTCGCCTTCCTCCAACTCACCGAGGACGTGCCGGTGGTGTCCCTGATGTCCGCGGCGGAGCTGGCGGCGGTGGCACAGGACCCCTGGCTGATTCACGCCGAAGGAAGGGACTATCCGCAGACACGCGACTGGGGTCACTGGATTCGCCGCCGGACGGCGCCCTGGGCGCGGGGTTTCGTCTGGCCGTCGAAACGGGACCCCGCCGACCGGGTCGCCGTCCTCTTCGACGACCGGGGCGGCGGAACCGGGGCACTCGAAGCGGCCGGATCCGCGTCCGTGGACTTCGGTACCCCGGAGGGCGAGCAGTGGCTCAACAACGCCCTGGCGCCCTATCTGACCCGGACCGCTCCGGAGGTCGGGGGAGCCGTGTCCGGGGAACGGTGA
- a CDS encoding DUF5954 family protein — translation MSHGEMGPVRGRPMVVRVPVEPVEAAVEADAADAAARVGDLAVRGPLFGVAVQHAGDGQRWQVVVPVMEGCPQRARDNLNSLLWFRARDDAQDRAERRALLAAVARLETERVDDLVVGESRYRIVRAEEYACTGPDGMELPRPTDPEPPHPDWSLDGRDPEIDDGLLLDPDAPVTPTQAAEQLALRDLHYTGDRFPGSVLADSLHALDTHPDILLMPATFTVVQQSENGWKPVTCLHASVHAARRSLDFTLRWSWPRMRGLIPFEAIREIDPQTLTTPDAADNPELAPYMEAAARLRNGRVNRLEFQGTAYQIARTRRLLRWGPDGPEGPRPSDTNSQDPERMHPPMDEDGNILPEDDFDEDFEDFGDFEGEFEGSAGGGITDGVARGVKGEDEGTLSER, via the coding sequence ATGAGCCATGGAGAGATGGGGCCGGTGCGAGGGCGGCCGATGGTGGTGCGTGTTCCCGTGGAGCCGGTGGAGGCCGCGGTGGAAGCCGACGCGGCGGACGCCGCCGCCCGGGTCGGCGATCTGGCGGTGCGCGGACCGCTGTTCGGCGTGGCCGTGCAGCACGCCGGGGACGGGCAGCGCTGGCAGGTCGTCGTCCCGGTGATGGAAGGCTGCCCGCAGCGGGCGCGCGACAATCTGAACTCGCTGCTGTGGTTCCGCGCCAGGGACGACGCCCAGGACAGAGCGGAACGGCGCGCCCTGCTGGCGGCGGTCGCCCGGCTGGAGACCGAACGCGTCGACGACCTCGTGGTGGGGGAGTCCCGCTACCGGATCGTGCGCGCCGAGGAGTACGCGTGCACGGGCCCCGACGGCATGGAGCTGCCCCGGCCCACCGATCCGGAACCGCCCCACCCCGACTGGTCCCTCGACGGCCGTGACCCGGAGATCGACGACGGCCTGCTCCTGGACCCGGACGCGCCGGTCACCCCGACCCAGGCCGCGGAACAGCTCGCGCTGCGCGATCTGCACTACACCGGCGACCGCTTCCCCGGCAGTGTCCTCGCCGACTCGCTCCATGCCCTGGACACCCACCCGGACATCCTGCTGATGCCCGCCACGTTCACCGTCGTCCAGCAGTCCGAGAACGGATGGAAACCGGTCACCTGTCTGCACGCCAGCGTGCACGCCGCCCGCAGATCGCTGGACTTCACCCTGAGGTGGTCGTGGCCGCGCATGCGCGGGCTCATTCCTTTCGAGGCCATCAGGGAGATCGATCCGCAGACCCTCACCACCCCGGACGCCGCGGACAACCCGGAACTGGCGCCCTATATGGAGGCCGCCGCCAGACTCCGGAACGGCCGCGTCAACCGGCTCGAATTCCAGGGCACCGCCTACCAGATCGCCCGCACCCGCCGTCTGCTGCGCTGGGGCCCCGACGGCCCCGAGGGGCCGCGCCCGTCCGACACCAACAGCCAGGACCCCGAGCGCATGCACCCGCCGATGGACGAGGACGGCAACATCCTCCCCGAGGACGACTTCGACGAGGACTTCGAGGACTTCGGGGACTTCGAGGGCGAGTTCGAGGGCTCCGCCGGAGGCGGGATCACGGACGGCGTCGCCCGTGGCGTCAAGGGCGAGGACGAGGGCACGCTCTCCGAGCGCTGA
- a CDS encoding short chain dehydrogenase, translating into MKVLVIGATGTIGNAVADALAAASHDVVRASRGGPVTADLDDPATLDALFDEVTDLDAVVCCAASGPLVELATVTDDAFAAGLRAKLLGQTALARRAARHLRDGGSITLTGGTFSAPLTGGSLGALINAGLEGFVRNAAAELPRGLRINVVSPGWVRETLEHLGADGADGTPASEVARAYVEVVEGTAQGRTIRPAGPRPR; encoded by the coding sequence ATGAAGGTATTGGTGATCGGAGCGACAGGAACCATCGGCAACGCGGTCGCGGACGCGTTGGCAGCCGCGTCCCACGATGTCGTCCGGGCCTCGCGCGGCGGGCCCGTCACGGCGGACCTCGACGATCCGGCCACCCTCGACGCGTTGTTCGACGAGGTCACCGACCTCGACGCGGTGGTGTGCTGTGCCGCGAGCGGACCGCTCGTGGAACTGGCGACGGTGACGGACGACGCGTTCGCGGCCGGGCTGCGGGCCAAGCTGCTGGGCCAGACGGCACTGGCCCGGCGGGCCGCGCGCCACCTCCGGGACGGCGGCTCCATCACCCTCACCGGCGGAACGTTCTCCGCCCCGCTCACCGGCGGATCGCTGGGGGCGCTGATCAACGCCGGCCTTGAGGGCTTCGTCCGCAACGCCGCCGCCGAACTGCCGCGCGGGCTGCGCATCAACGTCGTCAGCCCCGGCTGGGTCAGGGAGACCCTGGAGCACCTGGGCGCGGACGGGGCCGACGGCACCCCCGCGTCCGAGGTGGCACGGGCCTATGTGGAGGTCGTCGAGGGCACCGCCCAGGGCCGGACCATCCGCCCCGCGGGGCCTCGCCCCCGGTAA
- a CDS encoding MarR family winged helix-turn-helix transcriptional regulator, translating into MTAADPLPRPGREQNERKDPDRKRAGQGGGAGPAAPDQFAGRLRAALHGILPLLRGGRRIHPDLTPSRLTALAELHTAERPLRISELAARTGIALSTASRMVDLLAASGWIDRHPDPADQRASLISLSEEGDTLLRTVRRETESALCHAILRLDPVRREQLRQALPVLEALARQARHPEPPR; encoded by the coding sequence GTGACCGCCGCCGACCCACTGCCCCGTCCCGGCCGGGAACAGAACGAGCGGAAGGACCCCGACCGGAAGCGGGCCGGCCAGGGCGGCGGGGCCGGACCCGCCGCACCGGATCAGTTCGCCGGGCGGCTGCGCGCCGCGCTCCACGGCATATTGCCGCTGTTGCGGGGCGGTCGGCGCATCCATCCTGACCTCACCCCGAGCCGCCTCACCGCTCTCGCCGAACTGCACACGGCCGAACGGCCCCTGCGGATCTCGGAACTGGCCGCCCGGACGGGTATCGCCCTCTCCACCGCCTCCCGCATGGTCGACCTCCTCGCCGCCTCCGGCTGGATCGACCGCCACCCCGACCCGGCCGACCAGCGCGCCAGCCTGATCAGCCTCAGCGAGGAGGGCGATACGCTGCTCCGGACGGTGCGCCGGGAGACCGAGAGCGCCCTGTGCCATGCGATCCTCCGTCTCGACCCCGTACGGAGGGAACAACTCCGCCAGGCCCTGCCCGTGCTGGAGGCCCTGGCCCGACAGGCGCGCCACCCGGAACCCCCGCGCTGA
- a CDS encoding DUF4180 domain-containing protein has product MTTVQEFHGVPVMMHPSDGDIVATEQDALDLIGNAGYQGARWTAVPADRLDTAFFQLRTRLAGSIVQKFVQYGMGLAVVGDISRHTEESSALRDFVRECNRGQQTWFVSDLDDLGERLKQGRR; this is encoded by the coding sequence ATGACCACGGTCCAGGAGTTCCACGGCGTCCCGGTGATGATGCACCCCTCCGACGGCGACATCGTCGCCACGGAGCAGGATGCCCTGGACCTCATCGGCAACGCCGGGTATCAGGGCGCCCGCTGGACCGCCGTCCCCGCCGACCGCCTCGACACCGCGTTCTTCCAGCTCCGGACCCGTCTGGCCGGGAGCATCGTCCAGAAGTTCGTCCAGTACGGGATGGGACTCGCGGTCGTCGGCGACATATCCCGGCACACGGAGGAGAGTTCGGCGCTGCGGGACTTCGTCCGCGAGTGCAACCGGGGACAGCAGACCTGGTTCGTGTCCGACCTCGACGACCTCGGCGAGCGGCTGAAGCAGGGGCGGCGCTGA
- a CDS encoding YbaK/EbsC family protein, translated as MRAPLGDFDDARPALDCVDLLTPPVADAVRAGAGDLPPDQLIFVDTDPEIADTAAFVAHYGAGLLDASANCVVVAAKRGGGTTFAACLVLSSGRVDVNGVVRKHLGARKASFAPMDTATGRTGMEYGGITPVGLPGDWPLLIDTAIAGLPWVLVGSGRRRGKLILPGKAFAALPGARLVDGLGV; from the coding sequence ATGCGCGCTCCCCTCGGTGACTTCGACGACGCCCGGCCCGCTCTCGACTGTGTCGACCTGCTGACCCCACCGGTCGCCGACGCCGTACGCGCCGGTGCGGGCGACCTCCCGCCCGACCAGCTCATCTTCGTGGACACCGACCCGGAGATCGCGGACACCGCCGCGTTCGTCGCGCACTACGGCGCCGGGCTGCTGGACGCGTCCGCCAACTGCGTGGTGGTGGCCGCCAAACGCGGCGGCGGGACGACGTTCGCCGCCTGCCTCGTCCTGTCCAGCGGCCGGGTCGACGTCAACGGGGTGGTCCGCAAACACCTCGGCGCGCGCAAGGCGTCGTTCGCCCCGATGGACACCGCGACCGGACGGACCGGGATGGAGTACGGCGGCATCACCCCCGTCGGACTGCCCGGCGACTGGCCCCTGTTGATCGACACGGCGATCGCCGGGCTCCCCTGGGTACTCGTCGGCAGCGGACGCCGACGCGGAAAACTGATCCTTCCCGGAAAGGCGTTCGCGGCGCTGCCGGGCGCGCGGCTGGTCGACGGCCTCGGCGTCTGA
- a CDS encoding peptidase inhibitor family I36 protein has protein sequence MSTTRLMSLLGPADRVTPKNGRTARRRVVHALLAVGTAAVLAGTATASTAADGPVNVPGVHTLNSNQHNEFGPSCPQGWFCIWGSYHLKYGSYALLPGADAPRVEDLRFANEGSMGGVYSWVNNSPVTYCGFEGNDYTGTKTTLKPFETADTSEYKSVKVC, from the coding sequence ATGAGCACGACACGTCTGATGAGCCTGCTGGGCCCGGCGGACCGGGTGACGCCGAAGAACGGCCGCACGGCCCGCCGCCGGGTGGTCCACGCCCTGCTCGCCGTGGGGACGGCGGCCGTACTGGCCGGTACGGCAACGGCCTCGACGGCCGCCGACGGCCCGGTCAATGTGCCCGGTGTCCACACCCTCAACAGCAATCAGCACAACGAGTTCGGCCCCTCCTGCCCCCAGGGGTGGTTCTGCATCTGGGGGAGCTACCACCTCAAGTACGGCTCCTATGCCCTGCTGCCCGGCGCCGACGCCCCGAGGGTCGAGGATCTGAGGTTCGCCAACGAGGGCTCCATGGGAGGCGTCTACAGCTGGGTCAACAACTCGCCCGTCACCTACTGCGGGTTCGAGGGCAACGACTACACCGGGACGAAGACCACGCTGAAGCCCTTCGAGACAGCGGATACGTCCGAGTACAAGTCCGTCAAGGTGTGCTGA